One segment of Anguilla anguilla isolate fAngAng1 chromosome 1, fAngAng1.pri, whole genome shotgun sequence DNA contains the following:
- the ctage5 gene encoding melanoma inhibitory activity protein 2 isoform X3, with amino-acid sequence MADLRILLPAVFFFLISDHTFGITLSDYKICGDPECERPMSRVQATEYHKGQDCRFLNFKRGDVIFVYHKLSGKRDDLWAGAIDKTFGYFPKEAVEIEEIYTQEEIRTQTQEQDFFCMDEYGTITESDSRQLDNHVNQNEDEGAPENVEQHQKESKSTKEPPSATEKNEFTKKGEDTQTLVQVNRDNAKQKSAEQGGSYWIGSRVTGWLGLGDQSDDGSQEQTGEQNSFRSRKLSLDIDGNHLGKGPPPEASGWLEGGLTNIFGFGQRNPEVNIEETNERDTLTYQNTDQSSMGTQNVEEAGIKDQDEPVYVSSWLNIGISDILSFGKGNGEATGENRHSDTSADEKLDTDNENTARIHSTLSQVGVDQDEKSEEAKEETSKREENIDIQPVSSHIDGINEKGEDYSSISEEKINEDNSDKNDERTGWYSSVYNSISSFYNKKPEVENGGDITPEHSQGTVSHKPGSDEEEKGIYDESGKGMKSMFSTDGISSMFSRLTLRDQPDINKDAQNNKDSAAELTNEDREALLEAQTNTIDESIDGSRADNVDDSTDNFEQQPSIKLGVDNTANIYKIEPMSEQKLTNEEITLDKKTIDLQQNSKEYSVESDYPDRGKQTLNNNIETEQENTESNDIEFTVQVQPSDINGQLQDNREKSNSLQTETELIHLPEKLNTDDKNVENMLPILDKLSSEQDSLDIFDIPLNVTDTSGNVTDQAVIHRSSGAVGMGSTGTPNQTASAQSLTEEKMSAAEPTETTDVDNAGETSKLDSETKPEEYKVDRTEDHSRENTQSLTTDRIRHRISALDIDQMHTPSSTKTSLHNQVEKPDFDEVDVQHPHTDETPQNTVTEEGKLEKSLNMIIYKNVDEDISTDESLQIQEDQENTGIFNTDITVLKEEQKYVPATVHIEGCKASSNTENEENTFTPTGYNVENDSEMDVLGDLQLRSSNGQNIQTNQESLDTKLDPPSPNVYKSNEFNENEESRQRNKTPNDEQRNITDGNVVNSGPDVQDLEELEHSSTLIQQDSGTKTKSTSRPKDFSQSDPSYLPGTTAEGVLKQTGQQRDIHLKGIQSHADIQFVDGNSEQTDPQNVKENNEHQLLPCHHSQTETCVNFVDGENVYETLSEQVKNEVPRETVHADQGEAESLDREGGSFLTEYQLGENNSNGKSFEPLTSETEPSTNVVEDETVPQAENSVINYADSENQAKTFAHKINRGGNNQINLNQQTDEVNGKAASEKCEPLSEMNGDVVQEPSDKNEGDIRDSTFISDKEEEVSTISHSKSHESNFAITDKNNIAYLVKDSHEVPAKTTTKHTGESLKKNMDIEDISQTTQDRDEMLFDPPVLGTDVQSQSIHSTQEAIKATQVFKEYKNMQVHLNAEDVQYFLDVFGKHKLLWLDYCLGNTEIEEEVQNNDNNLAILSDFERILKYHSEIISTSTKSTQNERNMKEEDIHNKSISLKKLEILLSTLRGRYTLAKPAVAINVIQDVGKPECTTTNCFSAEKNEHTKRDNEAVPGVRDDSEETDWRTGHTIEGAILNIKTGAQSTKKNNGPGVTEVSGTLFTFSGQLTFTILEKVLFIYSLLKWLITEVVSSLPDDIKPGPDLYGLPWEAVIVTFLLGLITILVFICRFYQSITSRLYVGKERKLGQKVAELLDEKCKVLETLSECKHKYEELEAALQNGGVSSHALERDNLEVMSKNLEQSNAQLKSDIEQLKQDLKAERTQRSQQEEMLAGMQETLKSLEEEAKDLKSQMEQAQTTLKIYDINSERLQANLQAAKEENALLQESEGQLVQEAEGWGERLSELEEEMKMCESSHRDMVEDCANKDERIKSLTDCLLKMRDWDSEVEDEANGEENAGISSAENGGSTDNHQKQKVQRLIYAAKMSADLKSMEEEKNRVFARWNDEVKAKEDLQDGIEKLQNEKDSLQSESAMYTCETQKLQQKLQIMTEMYQENELKLHRMLTVEERERLQKEEKLTKADKKINLATEELSNYRQRSKELEEELEKTNMAYKTQIESHEKKAHDNWLAARAADRDLTHIKRENANLRQKLTDAQFKLEVVEKDPYVLECPGRPLFRGERSPFGPSPLGRPSSENRAFLSPPTLMDGPLRLSPPFPPGPGGRGYPYPDPSLPYRRPPPGVFPMGPIPPRGPSPLDAHSFTSHLSDKSADSSYLGHTSDSLGVGENESRDSILSLSGELRPPPDPDVRMGPGFGPPMMGPPPPLEPRDHFPRRGPYGPPDFFPPRGPGGPPMGMRRLPPPGMFPRFPPPTQHMGYPPARLPPDSLPGPPPRPSPPGSEQPPEHPPEPQDVI; translated from the exons ATTGACAAGACATTTGGGTATTTCCCTAAAGAAGCTGTGGAAATTGAGGAAATTTATACACAAGAGGAAAttagaacacaaacacag GAACAAGATTTCTTTTGCATGGATGAATATGGTACGATCACAGAGAGTGATTCAAGACAGTTGGACAATCATGTAAATCAAAATGAAGATGAAGGGGCCCCTGAGAATGTTGAACAGCATCAAAAAGAAAGTAAATCCACAAAGGAGCCTCCAAGTGCAACCGAGAAAAATGAATTCACAAAGAAAGGAGAAGACACTCAGACTTTAGTGCAAGTTAACCGTGATAATGCTAAACAAAAGTCAGCTGAGCAAGGTGGGTCTTACTGGATTGGATCTCGAGTTACTGGATGGCTTGGTTTGGGAGATCAAAGTGATGATGGTTCACAAGAACAAACAGGGGAACAAAATTCCTTCAGGAGCAGGAAACTTTCTTTGGATATAGATGGGAATCATTTAGGAAAGGGGCCACCACCAGAAGCATCTGGCTGGCTTGAGGGAGGACTGACAAACATTTTTGGATTTGGTCAAAGAAATCCAGAGGTTAATATTGAGGAAACAAATGAAAGGGACACATTAACATATCAGAACACTGACCAATCTTCAATGGGGACTCAAAATGTTGAAGAAGCAGGAATAAAAGATCAGGATGAGCCTGTGTATGTCAGTTCATGGCTAAACATTGGTATTAGTGATATTCTGAGTTTCGGTAAGGGAAATGGTGAGGCAACAGGAGAAAACAGACATTCAGATACAAGTGCAGATGAGAAGCTAGACACAGATAATGAGAACACAGCCAGGATACATTctactctctctcaggtggggGTGGATCAAGATGAGAAATCAGAGGAGGCCAAAGAGGAAACTAGCAAGAGAGAGGAAAATATAGACATCCAACCTGTTAGCTCTCACATCGATGGCATCAATGAAAAGGGAGAAGACTATAGTAGTATTTCTGAAGAAAAGATAAATGAAGACAACagtgataaaaatgatgaaaggaCTGGTTGGTATAGCAGTGTATATAACAGTATTTCAAgcttttacaataaaaaacCTGAAGTTGAAAATGGAGGCGATATTACACCTGAGCATTCTCAAGGGACAGTTAGCCATAAGCCAGGTTCAGATGAAGAGGAGAAAGGAATATACGATGAATCTGGAAAAGGGATGAAATCAATGTTTTCTACTGATGGCATTTCGTCCATGTTTAGTAGGTTAACATTAAGGGATCAGCCAGATATTAACAAAGATGCCCAAAATAATAAAGACTCGGCAGCAGAGTTGACAAATGAAGACAGGGAGGCCTTATTAGAAGCCCAAACCAATACTATTGATGAATCTATAGATGGTAGTAGAGCAGACAATGTTGATGACAGCACTGATAATTTTGAGCAACAGCCTTCCATCAAACTAGGTGTGGATAATactgcaaatatttacaaaatagaaCCAATGTCAGAGCAGAAGCTAACAAATGAGGAAATAACATTGGATAAAAAAACTATTGACCTTCAACAGAATTCAAAGGAGTATTCTGTAGAATCTGATTATCCTGACAGGGGAAAACAAACATTGAACAATAACATTGAAACAgagcaggaaaacacagaaagcaATGATATTGAATTTACAGTTCAGGTACAGCCATCAGACATCAATGGACAACTACAAGATAATAGAGAAAAAAGTAATAGTTTACAGACAGAGACGGAACTAATCCACTTACCAGAAAAACTCAATACTGATGacaaaaatgttgaaaacatgcTTCCGATATTGGACAAACTATCAAGTGAACAAGACAGTTTGGACATTTTTGACATTCCTCTAAATGTGACTGACACTTCAGGAAATGTCACAGACCAAGCAGTCATTCATCGCTCTAGTGGTGCTGTAGGTATGGGAAGTACGGGAACACCTAATCAAACTGCATCTGCACAGAGTTTAACTGAAGAGAAAATGTCAGCTGCGGAGCCTACTGAAACAACAGATGTAGATAATGCTGGAGAGACTTCCAAATTGGACAGTGAAACGAAGCCTGAAGAGTACAAAGTGGATCGGACTGAAGATCATAGTAGAGAGAATACCCAGAGCCTTACAACAGATCGTATCAGACACAGGATTTCAGCACTTGACATTGACCAGATGCATACACCCAGCTCTACGAAGACTTCACTGCACAACCAAGTAGAGAAGCCTGACTTTGATGAGGTAGATGTCCAGCATCCGCACACAGATGAAACTCCACAAAATACTGTCACAGAGGAAGGCAAACTTGAAAAAAGCTTGAATatgattatttataaaaatgtggaTGAGGACATTTCAACAGATGAATCATTACAAATACAAGAGGACCAAGAAAACACTGGTATTTTCAATACAGATATCACTGTTttaaaagaagaacaaaaatatgtgcCTGCAACAGTCCACATTGAGGGATGTAAAGCTAGTAGCAatactgaaaatgaagaaaacacatttactcCCACAGGCTATAATGTGGAAAATGATTCTGAAATGGATGTACTTGGTGATCTGCAATTAAGAAGTTCAAACGGACAAAACATACAAACCAATCAGGAATCACTAGACACAAAGCTTGATCCTCCATCTCCCAATGTATATAAATCTAatgaatttaatgaaaatgaagaatCTAGGCAAAGGAATAAAACGCCAAACGATGAACAGCGGAATATAACTGATGGTAATGTGGTTAACAGTGGTCCAGATGTTCAAGATCTTGAAGAACTAGAACATTCTTCTACACTGATTCAGCAGGattctggaacaaaaaccaagagCACTTCAAGACCAAAAGATTTTTCCCAGTCTGACCCCAGTTATTTGCCTGGAACAACTGCTGAGGGTGTGTTGAAACAGACTGGGCAACAAAGAGACATTCATTTGAAGGGAATACAATCACATGCTGACATTCAGTTTGTGGATGGGAATTCTGAACAGACAGACCCTCAAAATgtcaaagaaaacaatgaacatcAATTGTTGCCATGCCACCATAGTCAAACAGAAACCTGTGTCAATTTTGTTGATGGAGAGAATGTCTATGAGACATTGTCTGAACAGGTGAAAAATGAAGTGCCAAGAGAGACAGTGCACGCTGATCAAGGAGAAGCAGAAAGCCTAGATAGAGAGGGGGGTTCCTTTCTGACTGAATATCAACTTGGTGAAAATAACTCTAACGGGAAAAGCTTTGAGCCGTTAACCTCAGAAACAGAGCCATCTACTAATGTTGTTGAAGATGAAACTGTTCCGCAAGCAGAGAACTCAGTAATTAATTATGCAGATAGTGAAAACCAGGCAAAGACATTTGCTCATAAAATAAATAGGGGTGGCAACAATCAGATAAATCTTAACCAACAGACTGATGAAGTAAATGGCAAAGCAGCATCAGAAAAATGTGAACCACTGTCAGAAATGAATGGTGATGTGGTACAAGAGCCATCAGATAAAAATGAAGGAGATATTAGAGATAGTACATTTATTTCTGACAAAGAGGAGGAAGTTAGTACAATCTCCCACAGCAAATCTCATGAAAGTAATTTTGCAATAACAGATAAAAACAATATAGCATATTTAGTCAAAGACTCACATGAAGTCCCTGCGAAAACtacaaccaaacacacaggagAGTCCTTGAAAAAGAACATGGACATTGAAGatatttcacaaacaacacaaGATCGAGATGAAATGCTTTTTGACCCACCAGTCCTTGGTACTGACGTGCAGTCACAATCTATCCATTCCACCCAGGAAGCTATCAAAGCCACCCAGGTTTTTAAAGAATATAAGAACATGCAAGTACACTTGAATGCTGAAGATGTACAATATTTTCTGGATGTATTTGGGAAGCATAAGTTACTGTGGCTTGATTACTGTCTGGGTAATACTGAAATTGAGGAAGAAGTGCAAAATAATGATAACAACCTGGCTATATTGTCAGATTTTGAACGGATTCTGAAATAtcacagtgaaataatttctACTTCtacaaaaagcacacaaaatgaGAGAAATATGAAGGAAGAAGATATTCATAATAAAAGCATATCCCTCAAAAAACTAGAGATCCTCTTATCTACCCTAAGAGGTAGATATACCCTGGCAAAACCAGCTGTCGCTATAAATGTGATCCAAG ATGTGGGCAAACCAGAGTGCACCACCACCAATTGCTTCAGTGCTGAGAAAAATGAACATACCAAGCGAGACAATGAGGCAGTTCCGGGAGTGAGAGATGATTCTGAGGAGACAGACTGGAGGACTGGGCATACCATAGAAGGAGCTATCCTCAACATCAAAACAGGTGCTCAGtccactaaaaaaaataatggtccAG GTGTTACTGAAGTCAGTGGAACACTGTTTACTTTTTCTGGCCAGCTCACCTTTACAATATTGGAGaaggttttgtttatttactccCTTTTAAAATGGCTCATCACAGAG gTGGTGTCATCACTTCCTGATGACATAAAACCAGGGCCTGACCTGTATGGGTTGCCATGGGAAGCAGTGATTGTTACCTTCTTACTTGGGCTAATAACCATACTTGTGTTCATCTGCAGATTCTACCAGTCC attACAAGCCGGCTGTATGTTG GCAAAGAAAGGAAACTTGGGCAAAAGGTGGCAGAATTACTTGATGAAAAATGCAAAGTCCTTGAAACCTTAAGCGAGTGTAAGCATAAG TATGAGGAACTGGAAGCTGCCTTGCAGAATGGTGGAGTTTCGTCTCATGCTTTGGAAAGGGACAACCTGGAG GTTATGTCCAAAAATCTTGAGCAGTCCAATGCACAGCTGAAAAGTGACATTGAACAGCTAAAGCAAGATTTAAAAGCAGAAAGGACCCAGCGGTCACAGCAGGAGGAGATG CTTGCTGGAATGCAGGAAACTCTGAAAAGTTTAGAAGAAGAAGCAAAAGATCTAAAGTCTCAAATGGAGCAG GCACAGACAACATTGAAAATATATGATATCAACAGTGAGAGACTACAGGCAAACCTGCAGGCAGCAAAAGAAGAGAATGCTCTTCTGCAGGAGAGTGAAGGCCAG CTTGTGCAGGAAGCCGAGGGCTGGGGGGAACGTCTGAGTGAGCTTGAGGAGGAAATGAAGATGTGCGAGAGCTCCCACAGGGACATGGTTGAAGACTGCGCCAACAAAGACGAGCGCATCAAG TCTCTCACAGACTGCCTGCTGAAAATGAGGGACTGGGACTCAGAAGTGGAAGATGAAGCCAATGGGGAGGAAAACGCTGGAATCAGCTCTGCAGAGAATGGAGGCAGCACAG ATAACCATCAGAAGCAGAAGGTGCAGAGACTCATTTATGCAGCAAAG ATGAGTGCGGACTTGAAGTCaatggaggaagagaagaaCCGGGTGTTTGCCAGATGGAATGATGAAGTTAAAGCTAAAGAGGACCTCCAAG ATGGTATTGAGAAGCTTCAGAATGAGAAGGACTCCCTGCAGTCAGAAAGTGCCATGTACACCTGTGAAACTCAGAAACTCCAGCAGAAACTGCAGATCATGACTGAGATGTACCAGGAGAACGAGCTGAAACTGCacag GATGCTGAcggtggaagagagagagcgtttgCAGAAGGAGGAGAAGCTAACAAAGGCAGACAAGAAGATAAACCTTGCGACAGAGGAGCTCAGCAACTACAG ACAAAGGTCCAAAGAGCTTGAGGAAGAACTGGAGAAAACAAACATGGCCTACAAAACTCAG aTTGAATCTCATGAAAAGAAGGCGCACGATAACTGG CTGGCAGCACGAGCTGCAGACCGTGACTTGACGCACATCAAGCGAGAGAACGCTAACCTCAGGCAGAA GTTGACAGATGCCCAGTTTAAGCTGGAGGTGGTGGAGAAAGATCCCTATGTCCTAGAATGTCCTGGAAGACCTCTGTTCAGAG GCGAGAGATCCCCATTTGGTCCATCTCCTTTGGGAAGGCCTTCATCTGAAAACAGAGCTTTTCTGTCCCCACCCACTCTGATGGATGGGCCACTACGCCTCTCCCCTCCATTTCCCCCAGGACCTGGGGGCAGAG GGTACCCATACCCAGACCCCAGCCTTCCCTACCGCAGGCCACCCCCTGGGGTCTTCCCTATGGGCCCGATCCCACCCAGAGGGCCCAGTCCGCTGGATGCCCACAGTTTCACCTCCCACCTCTCAGACAAATCGG CGGACTCATCGTATCTGGGCCACACCTCAGACTCTCTGGGGGTTGGGGAGAATGAGAGCAGAGAT AGCATCTTGTCACTGTCCGGAGAGTTGAGGCCACCCCCAGATCCAGATGTGAGAATGGGACCAGGGTTTGGCCCACCAATGATGGGACCACCCCCTCCACTCGAACCCAGGGATCACTTCCCACGAAGAGGCCCATACGGCCCCCCTGACTTCTTTCCCCCTCGAGGCCCTGGAGGACCCCCCATGGGCA TGCGAAGGCTGCCTCCACCAGGAATGTTTCCCCGatttccccctcccacccagcaTATGGGGTACCCTCCTGCAAGACTCCCACCTGACAGTCTCCCAGGGCCTCCCCCAAGGCCCTCCCCACCAGGCAGCGAGCAACCTCCCGAGCATCCCCCTGAGCCCCAAGATGTCATCTGA